In Antechinus flavipes isolate AdamAnt ecotype Samford, QLD, Australia chromosome 3, AdamAnt_v2, whole genome shotgun sequence, a genomic segment contains:
- the LOC127556813 gene encoding uncharacterized protein LOC127556813 isoform X1, with protein sequence MLRRNRVLPRDLVQEQQQSLFQQAKFLIVQGRTHRIAPLPRGNREQVFDFTGQEDMFPARCPTQEKDIVTPSWVRGLALAVPPMTLGVPLILVEPFPPALPKIHPKSTMACPDQAADAPPNKTSNVRPALGKEYKTSPGIGLEPSSNWTHGEAPGLENPPTSFPVKASGDLKRSTKVHPGLATVSQTSPEMIPGPSTNCPQGEVSGPEKLKTSFPMQAWGSLKRTTKVHLGLTPESNSSPKMDAKHSSQRVPADRSGQARFHFFPKKSPSEGV encoded by the coding sequence acTTGGTCCAGGAGCAACAGCAGAGCCTCTTCCAGCAGGCAAAATTCCTTATCGTCCAAGGACGCACTCACCGTATCGCACCCTTGCCAAGGGGCAATAGGGAGCAAGTATTTGACTTTACGGGCCAGGAGGACATGTTTCCCGCCAGATGCCCCACGCAGGAGAAGGACATTGTGACCCCATCCTGGGTGAGGGGTTTGGCGTTGGCGGTTCCCCCTATGACCCTGGGAGTTCCTTTAATCCTAGTGGAACCATTCCCTCCTGCTTTGCCAAAGATACATCCAAAATCCACCATGGCCTGTCCTGACCAAGCAGCCGATGCTCCTCCGAATAAGACATCCAACGTGCGCCCTGCGCTGGGCAAAGAATACAAGACATCCCCTGGGATTGGGCTGGAACCCTCCTCCAATTGGACCCACGGTGAAGCTCCTGGACTTGAAAACCCCCCAACATCTTTTCCTGTCAAGGCCAGTGGTGACCTGAAGAGGAGCACCAAAGTGCATCCTGGCCTGGCGACAGTATCCCAAACATCCCCTGAAATGATCCCTGGACCCTCCACCAATTGCCCTCAAGGAGAAGTGTCTGGGCCTGAAAAACTCAAAACATCTTTTCCTATGCAAGCCTGGGGTTCACTGAAGAGGACCACCAAAGTGCATCTTGGCTTGACCCCAGAGTCCAACTCTTCACCCAAGATGGACGCCAAGCACTCTTCCCAAAGGGTCCCAGCAGATCGTTCTGGGCAGGCTcgatttcattttttccccaaaaaatcccCCTCTGAAGGAGtataa